From the Rhodoferax mekongensis genome, one window contains:
- a CDS encoding MlaA family lipoprotein, which yields MMRLSLRWLALLALFATLQGCATVASPDPRDPWESMNRSVFGFNDAVDRAVVKPVAVAYKQTLPSWTRTGINNFFANLDDVWSAVNNALTLRRQAFGDSVGRVMVNTTLGLGGLIDVASDLNIEKHPANFNITLGHWGVGAGPYVVLPLLGPFTLREVAALPVDRQGNLVNQVADEGTRTGLTVVDLVDTRSTFLDSEGVVNGAALDRYSFIRDSYLQRQRYQVYDGNPPDEEPQEP from the coding sequence ATGATGCGCTTATCGCTCCGCTGGCTGGCGTTGCTGGCCCTTTTCGCCACACTGCAAGGCTGCGCTACGGTGGCCAGCCCGGATCCCCGTGACCCTTGGGAGTCCATGAACCGGTCGGTGTTCGGGTTCAACGATGCGGTGGATCGCGCGGTCGTCAAGCCGGTTGCAGTGGCATACAAACAAACCTTGCCATCGTGGACGCGTACAGGCATTAACAATTTCTTTGCCAATCTTGACGATGTCTGGTCGGCGGTTAACAACGCGCTGACGTTAAGACGCCAAGCCTTCGGGGATAGCGTAGGTCGGGTCATGGTAAATACGACCCTTGGTTTGGGTGGGCTGATTGATGTGGCCAGCGATTTGAATATTGAGAAGCATCCTGCGAACTTCAACATCACCTTGGGGCATTGGGGCGTAGGGGCTGGTCCTTATGTGGTGTTGCCCTTGCTCGGCCCCTTCACTTTGCGGGAAGTGGCGGCACTTCCTGTGGATCGCCAGGGGAACTTGGTGAATCAGGTGGCTGATGAAGGTACGCGAACCGGCCTGACTGTGGTCGATCTTGTGGACACACGTTCCACGTTTTTGGATTCAGAGGGTGTCGTCAATGGTGCGGCACTGGACCGGTACTCTTTCATTCGTGACAGTTACTTGCAGCGACAGCGTTACCAGGTCTATGACGGCAATCCGCCGGACGAAGAGCCCCAGGAGCCGTAG
- a CDS encoding MlaC/ttg2D family ABC transporter substrate-binding protein yields the protein MLSKRGFLGLASSLALVAGVVFAPAAHADDEAPDALIKRLSVDVLDTIKADKSIRTGDTAKIVALVDTRIMPNVNFQRMTASAVGPGWRQATPEQQKRLQDEFKILLVRTYAGALAQVNDQTIAMKPMRMAPEDKEVIVRTEIKGKGDPIQLDYRLEKTPGVGAGWKIYNLNVLGVWLVETYRSQFAQQINAKGVDGLIDALAEQNKANAKKG from the coding sequence ATGTTGAGTAAACGTGGTTTTCTGGGGTTGGCAAGCTCTTTGGCTCTGGTTGCAGGCGTGGTTTTTGCCCCTGCGGCCCATGCCGATGACGAGGCTCCTGACGCACTGATCAAGCGCTTGTCGGTCGATGTGCTGGATACCATCAAGGCAGACAAATCGATCCGCACTGGTGACACCGCAAAGATCGTGGCATTGGTGGACACGCGCATCATGCCCAACGTGAACTTCCAGCGCATGACGGCCTCCGCAGTGGGCCCGGGTTGGCGCCAGGCGACGCCCGAGCAGCAAAAGCGCTTGCAAGACGAATTCAAGATTCTGTTGGTTCGCACTTATGCCGGAGCGTTGGCTCAGGTCAATGACCAAACTATCGCCATGAAGCCGATGCGCATGGCGCCTGAAGATAAAGAAGTCATCGTTCGTACCGAAATCAAAGGTAAGGGTGATCCCATCCAGCTGGACTACCGCCTTGAGAAAACTCCCGGAGTGGGCGCCGGCTGGAAGATTTACAACCTGAACGTTCTGGGCGTCTGGCTGGTGGAAACCTACCGCAGCCAGTTTGCCCAGCAGATCAATGCCAAGGGTGTTGATGGTTTGATTGACGCCTTGGCCGAACAAAACAAGGCCAACGCCAAGAAAGGCTGA
- a CDS encoding STAS domain-containing protein: MLNLPATMTHEVAPACLSELRDGLQHEAATVVVDGERLQRFDSSALAVLLELRRECAKAGKVFAVQKLPARLRDLAALYGIDALLKPA, encoded by the coding sequence GTGCTGAACCTGCCCGCCACCATGACACATGAAGTCGCCCCGGCCTGTCTGTCGGAGCTTCGCGACGGACTGCAGCACGAAGCTGCGACCGTCGTTGTCGATGGCGAGCGTTTGCAGCGCTTTGACTCCTCCGCGCTGGCCGTCTTGCTGGAACTGCGGCGCGAGTGCGCCAAGGCGGGCAAGGTATTTGCGGTGCAAAAGCTCCCCGCCCGTTTGCGCGATCTGGCCGCCCTGTACGGGATTGACGCACTGCTCAAGCCCGCCTGA
- a CDS encoding ABC transporter ATP-binding protein: MPAISFQSISKTYPSPKGPKGTTFKAVDNVSLNIEEGEFFGLLGPNGAGKTTLISMLAGLSRPTSGSVQVLGSDVQSDFADARRKLGVVPQELVFDPFFNVREMLRIQSGYFGLKNNDAWVDELLEGLGLADKANANMRQLSGGMKRRVLVAQALVHKPPVIVLDEPTAGVDVELRQTLWQFVANLNKQGSTVLLTTHYLEEAEALCGRIAMLKTGRIVALDKTSDLLKAASSNVLRFKTADMLPPELAARARITGRIVQLPANNALEIENYLAAVRQAGVTVDDVEIRKADLEDVFLDVMNQQGAQA; encoded by the coding sequence ATGCCCGCCATCTCCTTCCAATCCATCTCCAAGACGTATCCCTCGCCCAAGGGGCCGAAAGGCACCACCTTCAAGGCAGTCGATAACGTCAGTCTCAACATCGAAGAGGGCGAATTTTTTGGTCTTCTCGGGCCCAACGGTGCTGGCAAAACCACCCTGATCAGCATGCTGGCCGGCTTGTCCCGCCCCACCAGTGGCAGTGTGCAAGTCTTGGGCAGCGACGTGCAAAGCGATTTCGCCGACGCCCGCCGCAAGCTGGGTGTGGTGCCACAAGAGCTGGTGTTTGATCCCTTCTTCAATGTGCGCGAGATGCTACGCATCCAGTCCGGTTACTTCGGGCTCAAGAACAACGACGCCTGGGTCGATGAGCTGCTGGAAGGCTTGGGCCTGGCCGACAAGGCCAACGCCAACATGCGCCAATTGTCTGGCGGCATGAAGCGCCGTGTGTTGGTGGCGCAGGCCTTGGTGCACAAGCCACCCGTCATCGTGCTGGATGAGCCCACCGCCGGTGTAGACGTGGAGCTGCGCCAGACGCTCTGGCAGTTTGTCGCCAACCTCAACAAGCAAGGCAGCACCGTGTTGCTGACCACCCACTATTTGGAAGAGGCCGAAGCGTTGTGTGGGCGCATTGCCATGCTCAAGACCGGCCGCATCGTGGCTTTGGACAAAACCAGCGACCTGCTCAAGGCGGCCAGCAGCAATGTGCTGCGCTTCAAGACCGCCGATATGCTGCCCCCTGAACTCGCTGCACGTGCCCGCATCACCGGCCGTATTGTTCAGTTGCCAGCCAACAACGCGCTCGAAATTGAAAATTACCTCGCTGCGGTGCGTCAGGCCGGCGTCACGGTGGATGACGTGGAGATCCGCAAAGCCGATCTGGAGGATGTGTTCCTCGATGTCATGAACCAGCAAGGAGCACAGGCATGA
- a CDS encoding ABC transporter permease, with translation MNGWQTLLYKETLRFWKVAAQTIAGPVLTGMLYLLIFGHALESHVKVYDQVSYTAFLVPGLAMMSLLQNAFANSSSSLIMSKVMGNLVFLLLTPLSYFNWFVAYVGAAVIRGLVVALGVFVVAAFFAPMSYAAPLWILVFAVLGATLMGALGLIAGLWAEKFDQLAAFQNFVVMPMTFLSGVFYSIHSLPAFWQGVSHFNPFFYMIDGFRFGFFGISDVSPWMSLSVVGGATVAVSLIALQLLRSGYKIRS, from the coding sequence ATGAACGGCTGGCAAACTCTGCTCTACAAAGAGACCCTGCGCTTCTGGAAGGTTGCGGCCCAAACCATTGCCGGGCCCGTGCTGACCGGCATGTTGTACCTGCTGATCTTCGGCCACGCCCTGGAAAGCCATGTGAAGGTGTACGACCAGGTCAGTTACACCGCCTTTCTGGTGCCGGGCCTGGCCATGATGAGTCTGTTGCAGAACGCATTTGCCAACAGCTCGTCCTCGCTCATCATGAGCAAGGTCATGGGGAATCTGGTGTTCCTGTTGCTGACGCCCCTCTCGTATTTCAACTGGTTTGTAGCCTACGTGGGTGCCGCCGTGATCCGCGGTTTGGTCGTGGCGCTTGGCGTGTTCGTGGTGGCAGCGTTTTTTGCGCCCATGAGCTATGCAGCGCCTCTGTGGATTCTGGTGTTCGCTGTGCTGGGCGCCACCTTGATGGGCGCACTGGGCTTGATTGCAGGCCTGTGGGCAGAGAAGTTTGACCAGCTTGCCGCCTTCCAGAACTTTGTGGTCATGCCCATGACGTTCTTGAGCGGCGTGTTTTATTCCATCCATTCCTTGCCTGCTTTCTGGCAAGGGGTGAGTCACTTCAATCCGTTTTTCTACATGATCGACGGCTTCCGTTTCGGCTTCTTCGGCATCAGCGATGTGTCCCCCTGGATGAGCTTGTCTGTTGTCGGCGGCGCGACCGTTGCTGTGAGCCTGATTGCCCTTCAATTGCTGCGCAGCGGCTACAAAATCCGCAGCTGA
- a CDS encoding BolA family protein translates to MTADQLQAIITAGLACDHCALEGDGRHWYATIVSPEFEGKRLVQRQRLVYATLGNRMQTDEVHALSMKTFSPTEWAAQSA, encoded by the coding sequence ATGACCGCAGACCAACTCCAAGCCATCATCACCGCCGGCCTCGCCTGCGACCATTGCGCGCTCGAAGGCGATGGCCGCCACTGGTACGCCACCATCGTGTCGCCTGAATTTGAAGGCAAACGCCTCGTGCAGCGCCAACGGCTGGTATACGCCACCCTGGGCAACCGCATGCAAACCGACGAGGTGCACGCCTTGTCCATGAAAACCTTCTCGCCCACCGAATGGGCAGCCCAGTCCGCCTGA
- the hisG gene encoding ATP phosphoribosyltransferase yields MITLALSKGRIFEETVPLLKAAGIEVLDDPEKSRKLILETNQPHVRVLVVRATDVPTYVQYGGADLGITGKDTLLEHGSQGLYQPLDLQIAKCRISVAVRADFDYASAVKQGSRLKVATKYVAIARDFFASKGVHVDLIKLYGSMELAPLVGLADAIVDLVSTGNTLKANHLVEVERIMDISSRLVVNQAALKLKQEPIRKIIDAFAGAVAP; encoded by the coding sequence ATGATCACCCTGGCCCTGTCCAAAGGCCGCATTTTTGAAGAAACCGTGCCGCTGCTCAAAGCTGCTGGCATTGAAGTGCTGGACGACCCCGAGAAGTCCCGCAAATTGATTCTGGAAACCAACCAGCCCCACGTGCGTGTGCTGGTGGTCCGTGCAACCGACGTACCTACCTATGTGCAGTACGGTGGCGCCGACCTCGGCATTACCGGCAAAGACACATTGCTGGAACATGGCAGCCAAGGCCTGTACCAGCCGCTGGATTTGCAGATTGCTAAGTGCCGCATCAGCGTGGCCGTGCGCGCGGACTTTGACTATGCGTCTGCCGTCAAGCAGGGCTCCCGCCTGAAAGTGGCAACGAAATACGTGGCCATTGCCCGCGACTTCTTCGCCAGCAAGGGCGTGCACGTGGATCTGATCAAGCTCTACGGCAGCATGGAGTTGGCTCCCTTGGTCGGGCTGGCCGACGCGATTGTGGATTTGGTGTCCACCGGCAACACGCTCAAGGCCAACCACCTCGTCGAGGTGGAGCGCATCATGGACATCAGCTCCCGTTTGGTGGTGAATCAAGCTGCGCTCAAGCTCAAACAAGAACCGATCCGCAAAATCATCGACGCCTTTGCAGGCGCCGTAGCCCCATAA
- the hisD gene encoding histidinol dehydrogenase: MTFVAAPARLSTADAAFEAQFKARLHWSADTDAAIEQRVADILADVQQRGDAAVLEYTARFDGLNVTDMKALELTQAELKAAFDSIPADQRAALEAAAKRVRSYHEAQKKASGESWSYRDEDGTLLGQKVTPLDRVGIYVPGGKAAYPSSVLMNAIPAHVAGVGEIIMVVPTPKGEKNALVLAAAYVAGVTRAFTIGGAQAVAALAYGTATIPAVHKITGPGNAYVAAAKRRVFGTVGIDMIAGPSEILVLADGTTPPDWVAMDLFSQAEHDELAQSILLCPDAAYIDQVQASINRLLNEMPRAEIIAKSLTGRGALIQTRSMEEACEISNRIAPEHLEVSSNDPHRWEPLLKHAGAIFLGAYTSESLGDYCAGPNHVLPTSGTARFSSPLGVYDFQKRSSLIEVSEQGAQALGQIASVLAHGEGLQAHARAAEMRLK, encoded by the coding sequence ATGACTTTTGTAGCTGCTCCCGCACGTCTATCCACCGCTGATGCCGCATTTGAAGCGCAATTCAAGGCGCGCCTGCATTGGTCTGCGGATACCGATGCGGCTATCGAGCAGCGTGTGGCCGACATCCTGGCTGACGTGCAGCAGCGTGGCGATGCGGCGGTGCTGGAGTACACCGCCCGTTTCGATGGCCTGAACGTCACCGACATGAAGGCGTTGGAGCTGACCCAGGCCGAGCTCAAGGCGGCTTTCGATAGTATTCCCGCAGATCAGCGTGCTGCGCTGGAGGCGGCCGCAAAGCGGGTGCGCAGCTACCACGAAGCGCAAAAGAAGGCCTCTGGCGAGAGCTGGAGCTACCGCGATGAGGACGGCACGCTCTTGGGCCAAAAGGTCACGCCTTTGGACCGTGTGGGCATTTATGTGCCCGGCGGCAAAGCGGCTTATCCCAGCAGTGTGTTGATGAACGCCATCCCTGCCCACGTAGCAGGGGTCGGCGAAATCATCATGGTAGTACCTACGCCTAAAGGTGAAAAGAATGCCCTGGTGCTGGCCGCCGCCTATGTGGCCGGCGTGACGCGTGCGTTCACCATCGGCGGCGCGCAAGCGGTGGCCGCATTGGCCTATGGCACCGCCACCATCCCTGCCGTGCACAAAATCACCGGCCCCGGCAACGCCTATGTGGCCGCCGCCAAGCGCCGCGTGTTCGGTACCGTGGGCATCGACATGATTGCCGGCCCCAGCGAGATACTGGTGCTGGCAGACGGCACCACACCGCCTGACTGGGTGGCCATGGATTTGTTCAGCCAGGCCGAGCACGACGAGCTGGCGCAAAGCATTTTGCTGTGCCCGGACGCGGCCTACATCGATCAGGTGCAAGCCTCGATCAATCGATTGCTCAATGAAATGCCGCGCGCCGAGATCATCGCCAAGAGCCTCACCGGCCGTGGCGCGCTGATCCAGACCCGCAGCATGGAAGAGGCCTGCGAAATCAGCAACCGCATTGCGCCCGAGCACTTGGAAGTCTCCAGCAACGACCCGCACCGCTGGGAGCCCTTGCTCAAGCACGCCGGTGCCATCTTTTTGGGCGCCTACACCTCCGAGAGCCTGGGCGACTACTGCGCCGGCCCCAACCACGTGCTGCCTACCAGTGGCACTGCGCGATTTAGCAGCCCGCTGGGCGTATACGACTTTCAGAAGCGCAGCAGCCTCATCGAGGTGAGCGAGCAAGGCGCCCAAGCGTTGGGGCAGATTGCCTCTGTGCTGGCGCATGGCGAGGGCCTGCAAGCCCATGCACGTGCGGCGGAAATGCGATTGAAGTAA
- a CDS encoding GFA family protein, protein MTRQVGSVEIRAQHRASCHCGAVVLELDLPDGIVNARRCNCSICKRKGAAVASVPVTGLRVLQGAESLQLYQFNTRSAKHYFCKVCGIHTHNQSRSQPGQYAYNVGCLEDVNPHELGTLPVSDGVNHISDRKA, encoded by the coding sequence ATGACCAGACAAGTAGGCTCCGTTGAGATCAGGGCCCAGCACCGTGCCTCATGCCACTGTGGAGCCGTGGTACTCGAGCTTGATTTGCCGGATGGAATCGTGAATGCGCGGCGTTGCAACTGCTCCATCTGCAAGCGAAAAGGCGCTGCGGTGGCATCGGTACCCGTCACGGGCCTGAGAGTTCTTCAGGGGGCGGAATCACTCCAGCTCTACCAGTTCAACACACGGTCTGCCAAGCACTACTTTTGCAAGGTATGTGGCATCCACACGCACAACCAGAGCCGCTCCCAGCCCGGACAGTACGCCTACAACGTGGGATGCTTGGAAGACGTCAATCCACATGAGCTGGGAACGCTACCCGTCAGTGACGGGGTGAACCATATCTCCGACCGCAAGGCCTGA
- a CDS encoding CopG family transcriptional regulator: MKNVTITVEDATLEWVRIEAARRNTSVSRLVGEMLTEKMQHDDAYARAQRDWVADTSSFSSGGKAYPARGQQHNG; this comes from the coding sequence ATGAAAAACGTCACCATCACCGTCGAAGACGCCACCCTGGAATGGGTGCGGATCGAGGCGGCGCGCCGCAACACTAGTGTGTCGCGGCTGGTGGGCGAGATGTTGACAGAGAAGATGCAACATGACGACGCGTATGCCCGCGCCCAGCGCGATTGGGTGGCGGATACCTCCAGCTTTAGCTCGGGTGGCAAGGCTTACCCGGCACGGGGCCAGCAACACAATGGCTAG
- a CDS encoding PIN domain-containing protein — MASPLDTSGAIVFVDTNVLLAADDAFDAPRQTRVREWLQALWQHRAGRLSTQVLNAYYVGATRHFAMPQGDARAKLRRYQLWQPWQIDHQTVETAWGVEARFGLPYWDALIVAAAAQSGASHVLSFDLQHGQQIDGITILNPLQATPADLALAD; from the coding sequence ATGGCTAGCCCGCTCGACACCTCCGGCGCCATCGTCTTTGTAGACACCAACGTGCTGTTGGCCGCCGATGATGCGTTCGATGCTCCTCGCCAAACCCGCGTACGCGAATGGCTCCAAGCCTTGTGGCAGCACAGGGCAGGGCGCTTGAGCACGCAGGTGCTGAATGCCTATTACGTGGGCGCCACCCGCCACTTCGCCATGCCGCAGGGCGACGCGCGCGCCAAGCTGCGCCGCTACCAGCTCTGGCAGCCTTGGCAGATTGACCACCAGACGGTGGAAACCGCCTGGGGCGTGGAAGCCCGCTTCGGCCTGCCGTATTGGGATGCGCTCATCGTTGCCGCCGCCGCACAGAGCGGTGCGAGCCATGTGCTGTCGTTCGATCTGCAACACGGTCAGCAGATCGACGGCATCACCATCCTGAACCCTTTGCAAGCCACGCCTGCCGACTTGGCGTTGGCCGACTAG
- the hisC gene encoding histidinol-phosphate transaminase: MTTSADFAAEVQALIAHRIRQDVQGMHAYAVQDSKGMVKLDAMENPFSLPPDLQAALGQRLGALALNRYPDGRVNDLRAALAQYVGMPAGHDIMLGNGSDELISLLSMACDVPAQPGAARPVVLAPTPGFVMYAMSAQLQGLDFVGVPLTEDFALDVHAMVQAIAEKQPAIVYLAYPNNPTANLWDADAMATVIAAARQAGSIVAVDEAYQPFSSRTYMDVIRANPAAHPHVVLMRTLSKFGLAGVRLGYMTGPAALIAQVDKVRPPYNISVLNYECALFALEHQDAFAVQAQEICAQRAILLGALRAMSGVKAWDSDANMVLVRFPGADDAAQKIFDGLKARGVLVKNISKMHPLLARCLRLTVGTAEENARLIQALQETL, from the coding sequence ATGACTACCTCTGCCGACTTTGCTGCTGAAGTTCAGGCGCTTATTGCGCACCGCATCCGCCAGGACGTGCAGGGCATGCATGCCTACGCGGTCCAGGATTCCAAAGGCATGGTCAAGCTCGACGCCATGGAAAACCCGTTTTCCCTGCCACCTGACCTGCAAGCCGCGCTGGGCCAACGCCTGGGCGCACTGGCCTTGAACCGCTACCCAGATGGCCGGGTCAACGACCTACGCGCAGCCTTGGCGCAGTACGTGGGCATGCCCGCTGGTCACGACATCATGCTGGGCAATGGCTCTGACGAGCTGATCTCTCTGCTCTCCATGGCCTGCGATGTACCCGCCCAGCCCGGCGCGGCCCGCCCCGTGGTGCTGGCGCCCACGCCCGGTTTTGTGATGTACGCCATGAGCGCCCAGTTGCAAGGGCTGGACTTTGTGGGCGTGCCGCTCACCGAAGACTTTGCCCTCGATGTGCATGCCATGGTGCAGGCCATTGCCGAGAAGCAGCCCGCCATCGTCTATCTGGCCTACCCCAACAACCCCACCGCCAATTTGTGGGACGCCGACGCCATGGCCACCGTGATTGCCGCAGCCAGGCAAGCGGGCAGCATCGTGGCGGTGGACGAGGCCTACCAGCCGTTTTCCAGCCGCACCTACATGGACGTGATCCGCGCCAACCCTGCCGCCCACCCCCATGTAGTGCTGATGCGCACCCTGAGCAAGTTTGGCCTGGCCGGTGTGCGCCTGGGCTACATGACTGGCCCCGCTGCCCTGATTGCCCAGGTGGACAAGGTGCGCCCGCCGTACAACATCAGCGTGCTGAATTACGAGTGCGCCTTGTTTGCCCTAGAGCATCAAGATGCTTTTGCCGTGCAAGCCCAAGAGATATGTGCGCAACGCGCTATTCTTTTAGGAGCATTGCGCGCCATGTCCGGTGTGAAAGCGTGGGACAGCGATGCCAACATGGTGCTGGTGCGCTTCCCCGGCGCGGACGATGCGGCGCAAAAAATATTCGATGGTTTGAAGGCGCGCGGGGTGCTGGTCAAGAACATTTCTAAAATGCACCCATTGCTGGCCCGCTGTTTGCGTTTGACCGTCGGCACCGCCGAAGAAAACGCCCGACTGATTCAGGCCTTGCAGGAAACCTTATGA
- the hisB gene encoding imidazoleglycerol-phosphate dehydratase HisB: MSTNYPITEVPASMPARIAEVSRNTAETKIRVRVNLDGTGVSRLSTGIGFFDHMLDQIARHGLIDLDIEAEGDLHIDGHHTVEDVGITLGQALAKAVGDKKGIRRYGHAYVPLDEALSRVVIDFSGRPQLEMHVPFKSGMIGAFDTQLTHEFFQGFVNHASVTLHIDNLKGENAHHQAETVFKAFARALRSALEFDPRALGVIPSTKGSL; encoded by the coding sequence ATGAGCACCAATTACCCGATCACCGAAGTCCCCGCCTCCATGCCCGCGCGCATTGCCGAAGTGTCCCGCAACACTGCGGAAACCAAGATCCGCGTGCGCGTGAACCTGGACGGCACGGGTGTGAGCCGCCTGTCCACCGGCATCGGCTTTTTCGACCACATGCTCGACCAGATCGCCCGCCACGGGTTGATTGACCTCGACATCGAAGCCGAAGGCGACTTGCACATCGACGGGCACCACACGGTGGAAGATGTGGGCATCACCCTGGGTCAGGCCCTTGCCAAGGCGGTGGGCGACAAGAAAGGCATCCGCCGTTATGGCCACGCTTATGTGCCCTTGGACGAAGCGCTGAGCCGCGTAGTGATCGACTTTTCCGGCCGCCCGCAGTTGGAAATGCATGTGCCCTTCAAGAGCGGCATGATCGGCGCGTTTGACACCCAGCTCACGCACGAGTTCTTCCAAGGCTTTGTGAACCACGCCTCGGTGACCCTGCACATTGACAACCTCAAGGGCGAAAACGCCCACCACCAGGCCGAGACCGTGTTCAAGGCCTTTGCCCGCGCCCTGCGCTCCGCGCTGGAGTTCGACCCGCGCGCATTGGGTGTGATTCCCTCCACCAAAGGTTCGCTCTGA
- the hisH gene encoding imidazole glycerol phosphate synthase subunit HisH: MKKVAVVDYGMGNLRSVTQAVMHVAEGTGVEVVWARTPQEVMDAERVVLPGQGGMRDCMRELHDSGMFDAVMHAAAHKPLMGVCVGMQMLLDHSEELDTPCLGLIPGEVDKFDLAGQMQADGSRFKVPQMGWNRVWQTGGQDAATRHPVWGDVPDGSYFYFVHSYYARPSDARHSAGETDYGQRFSCAIARDNIFATQFHPEKSAEHGLALYRNFLHWNP; the protein is encoded by the coding sequence ATGAAAAAGGTCGCTGTCGTTGACTACGGCATGGGCAATTTGCGCTCCGTCACCCAGGCGGTGATGCATGTGGCCGAGGGCACCGGTGTCGAGGTCGTCTGGGCCCGCACCCCGCAAGAAGTGATGGATGCGGAGCGCGTGGTGCTGCCCGGCCAGGGTGGCATGCGTGACTGCATGCGCGAGCTGCATGATTCCGGCATGTTCGATGCCGTGATGCACGCTGCAGCGCACAAACCCTTGATGGGGGTGTGCGTGGGCATGCAAATGCTGCTGGATCACTCGGAAGAGCTGGACACGCCTTGCCTGGGCTTGATTCCTGGCGAAGTGGACAAGTTCGACCTTGCCGGTCAGATGCAGGCTGACGGCAGCCGCTTCAAGGTACCTCAAATGGGCTGGAACCGCGTGTGGCAAACCGGCGGCCAAGATGCGGCCACGCGCCATCCGGTGTGGGGCGATGTGCCGGATGGCAGCTACTTCTACTTTGTGCACAGCTACTACGCCCGACCGTCAGATGCGCGCCACAGCGCGGGCGAGACCGACTATGGCCAACGCTTCTCCTGTGCGATTGCGCGCGATAATATTTTCGCAACACAATTCCACCCCGAGAAAAGCGCTGAACACGGTTTGGCCCTGTACCGCAACTTCCTGCACTGGAATCCTTGA
- the hisA gene encoding 1-(5-phosphoribosyl)-5-[(5-phosphoribosylamino)methylideneamino]imidazole-4-carboxamide isomerase, giving the protein MLLIPAIDLKDGHCVRLKQGDMDQSTTFGEDPAVMARSWVDKGARRLHLVDLNGAFAGHPKNEQAIRKILKEVGSEIDVQLGGGIRDLDTIERYLDAGLRYVIIGTAAVKNPGFLQDACTAFGGHIIVGLDARDGKVATDGWSKLTRHDVVDLGKKFEDYGVESIIYTDIGRDGMLSGINIEATVKLAQALTIPVIASGGLSNMADIEALCEVEDEGVEGVICGRAIYSGDLDFEKAQQRADELNG; this is encoded by the coding sequence ATGCTTTTAATTCCTGCGATTGACCTCAAAGACGGCCACTGCGTTCGCCTCAAACAAGGCGATATGGACCAATCCACTACCTTTGGCGAAGACCCTGCGGTCATGGCCCGGAGCTGGGTCGACAAGGGCGCGCGCCGCCTCCATCTGGTGGATTTGAACGGCGCCTTTGCCGGTCACCCCAAGAACGAACAGGCTATCCGCAAGATCCTCAAGGAAGTGGGCAGCGAAATCGACGTGCAGCTGGGCGGCGGTATTCGCGATCTGGACACCATCGAGCGCTACTTGGACGCCGGGTTGCGCTACGTCATCATCGGCACCGCAGCAGTCAAGAACCCCGGTTTCTTGCAGGACGCCTGCACCGCGTTCGGCGGCCACATCATCGTGGGCCTGGACGCCCGTGACGGCAAAGTAGCCACCGACGGCTGGAGCAAGCTCACCCGCCACGATGTGGTGGACCTGGGCAAGAAATTTGAGGACTACGGTGTCGAGTCCATCATCTACACCGACATTGGCCGCGACGGCATGCTCTCGGGCATCAACATCGAAGCCACGGTCAAGCTTGCCCAAGCGCTGACCATCCCCGTGATCGCATCCGGTGGCCTGTCCAACATGGCTGATATCGAAGCTTTGTGCGAAGTGGAGGATGAAGGCGTGGAAGGTGTGATCTGTGGCCGCGCGATTTACAGCGGCGATCTCGACTTCGAAAAAGCACAGCAACGCGCTGACGAGTTGAACGGCTAA